One Mixta gaviniae genomic window carries:
- the yfaE gene encoding class I ribonucleotide reductase maintenance protein YfaE, with translation MAGMTIKLCVSGAQLECTGEHPSLLALLEANNICVEYQCREGYCGSCRTRLVKGEVRYAGQPLAFIQQGEILPCCCTANGDIEIEL, from the coding sequence ATGGCGGGTATGACGATCAAACTGTGCGTTTCCGGCGCGCAGCTTGAATGCACCGGCGAGCATCCCTCGCTGCTGGCGCTGCTGGAGGCGAATAATATTTGCGTCGAGTATCAGTGCCGCGAAGGCTACTGCGGCTCCTGCCGCACGCGGCTGGTGAAAGGGGAAGTCCGCTACGCCGGGCAACCGCTGGCCTTTATTCAGCAGGGCGAGATCCTGCCCTGCTGCTGCACAGCCAACGGCGATATCGAAATCGAACTATAA
- a CDS encoding nicotinamide mononucleotide deamidase-related protein YfaY, with amino-acid sequence MIRVEMLSTGDEVLHGQIIDTNAAWLADVLFQQGLPMSSRSTVGDSLHALVEALTERSRVADVLIVNGGLGPTSDDLSALAAATACGVELALQPAWLEKIEAFFASRGRPMAASNRKQAEIPAGSEMIDNPVGTACGFAVTLNDCWIFFTPGVPSEFKVMVEQQILPRLKARFALPEPPLCLRLTTFGRGESDLAAELEPLPLPEGVVMGYRSSMPIIEIKLTGPAAQRVAMEQAWQQVRLQLAECTLFEGTEGLPALLARQLKQRGLTLTVSERFTAGLLQWQLASGEAPGVAGEVLPAGEESLTQLAQRARAKTQQADVALCVGSLQNEQLGFALATPDGVFAQQVQFNNQRHTLKTRQELVAMMAMNMLRRWLHGMEVTTGHGWVDIVETLKE; translated from the coding sequence GTGATTAGAGTGGAAATGCTCTCGACGGGCGATGAGGTGCTGCACGGCCAGATTATCGATACCAATGCCGCCTGGCTGGCGGATGTACTGTTTCAGCAGGGACTGCCGATGAGCAGCCGTTCTACCGTCGGCGATAGCCTGCATGCGCTGGTGGAGGCGTTGACGGAGCGTAGCCGCGTGGCCGACGTCTTGATTGTTAACGGCGGCCTCGGCCCGACCAGCGACGATCTCAGCGCGCTGGCCGCCGCCACCGCCTGCGGTGTGGAACTGGCGCTGCAGCCAGCGTGGCTGGAGAAAATCGAGGCCTTTTTCGCCAGCCGTGGCAGGCCGATGGCGGCGAGTAACCGCAAACAGGCGGAGATCCCGGCCGGCAGCGAAATGATTGATAACCCGGTCGGCACCGCCTGCGGTTTCGCCGTCACCCTTAACGACTGCTGGATTTTCTTTACTCCCGGCGTGCCGTCGGAATTTAAGGTGATGGTGGAGCAGCAGATCCTGCCGCGCCTGAAGGCGCGCTTCGCACTGCCGGAGCCGCCGCTCTGCCTGCGCCTCACCACCTTCGGGCGCGGCGAAAGCGATCTGGCCGCCGAGCTGGAGCCGCTGCCGCTGCCGGAAGGGGTGGTGATGGGCTATCGCTCCTCCATGCCGATAATTGAAATCAAGCTGACCGGCCCGGCCGCGCAGCGGGTGGCGATGGAGCAGGCGTGGCAGCAGGTGCGTCTGCAACTGGCGGAATGCACATTGTTTGAAGGGACCGAAGGGTTGCCGGCGCTGCTGGCGCGGCAGCTTAAGCAGCGCGGCCTGACGTTGACCGTCAGCGAACGCTTTACCGCCGGGCTGCTGCAGTGGCAGCTGGCTTCCGGCGAGGCGCCCGGCGTGGCGGGCGAGGTGCTGCCTGCCGGCGAAGAGAGCCTGACGCAGCTGGCGCAGCGGGCGCGGGCGAAAACGCAGCAGGCCGACGTCGCGCTCTGCGTCGGCTCGCTGCAAAACGAGCAGCTCGGTTTTGCGCTGGCGACGCCGGATGGGGTGTTCGCTCAACAGGTACAGTTCAATAACCAGCGTCATACGCTGAAAACGCGTCAGGAGCTGGTGGCGATGATGGCGATGAATATGCTGCGTCGCTGGCTGCACGGCATGGAAGTGACCACCGGCCACGGCTGGGTCGATATTGTCGAAACGTTGAAAGAGTAA
- a CDS encoding catalase encodes MSKKGLTTASGAPVAHNNNSMSAGRRGPLLLQDVWLLEKLAHFDREVIPERRMHAKGSGAYGTFTVTQDITRFTRAKLFSEVGKKTDLFIRFSTVAGERGGADAERDIRGFSLKFYTEEGNWDLVGNNTPVFYLRDPLKFPDLNHVVKRDPRTNLRNPTYKWDFFSHLPEALHQLTIDFSDRGLPRSYRHIHGFGSHTYSFINDRQERFWVKFHMRCQQGIANMMDDEATQLIGRDRESSQRDLFESIERGDFPRWKFYVQVMPEHEASQTPYNPFDLTKVWPHADYPLIEVGEFELNRNPDNYFAEVEQVAMSPANVVPGIGFSPDRMLQGRLFSYGDAHRYRLGVNHHQIPVNAPKCPFHSYHRDGAMRVDGNSGNGATYEPNSFGVFQEQPDFSEPPLSLEGAADHWNHREDDDYFSQPRALFNLLSEEEHQRMFGRIAGELAQVPEFIQQRQLALFRQVDEAYGAGVEAALQALKG; translated from the coding sequence ATGAGTAAAAAAGGTCTCACTACCGCCTCAGGCGCGCCGGTTGCCCATAACAACAATTCCATGTCTGCCGGCCGCCGCGGCCCGCTGCTGCTGCAGGATGTCTGGCTGCTGGAGAAGCTGGCGCACTTCGATCGTGAAGTGATCCCGGAGCGTCGTATGCATGCTAAAGGTTCGGGCGCCTACGGCACCTTTACCGTGACGCAGGATATCACCCGCTTTACCCGCGCTAAGCTGTTCTCTGAGGTGGGCAAAAAAACGGACTTGTTTATCCGGTTCTCTACCGTGGCCGGCGAGCGCGGCGGCGCCGATGCCGAGCGCGATATTCGCGGCTTCTCGCTGAAGTTCTATACCGAAGAGGGCAACTGGGATCTGGTCGGCAACAATACGCCGGTCTTCTACCTGCGCGACCCGCTGAAGTTCCCCGATCTCAACCACGTGGTGAAACGCGATCCGCGCACTAACCTGCGCAACCCAACCTACAAATGGGATTTCTTCTCCCATCTGCCGGAAGCGCTGCACCAGCTGACCATTGACTTCAGCGACCGTGGCCTGCCGCGCTCTTACCGTCATATTCACGGTTTTGGCAGCCATACCTACAGCTTTATCAACGATCGGCAGGAACGTTTCTGGGTAAAATTCCATATGCGCTGCCAGCAGGGCATTGCGAATATGATGGATGACGAGGCGACGCAGCTGATTGGCCGCGATCGCGAAAGCTCGCAGCGCGATCTGTTCGAATCGATTGAACGCGGTGATTTCCCGCGCTGGAAGTTTTACGTGCAGGTGATGCCGGAACATGAGGCGTCGCAGACCCCGTACAACCCGTTCGATCTGACCAAAGTGTGGCCGCACGCCGATTACCCGCTGATTGAGGTGGGCGAATTTGAGCTGAACCGTAACCCGGATAACTACTTCGCCGAAGTTGAGCAGGTGGCGATGAGCCCGGCGAACGTGGTGCCCGGCATCGGCTTTTCACCGGACCGTATGCTGCAGGGGCGCCTTTTCTCCTACGGCGACGCGCACCGCTACCGACTGGGCGTGAACCACCACCAGATCCCGGTGAACGCGCCGAAATGCCCGTTCCACAGCTACCACCGCGACGGCGCGATGCGCGTTGACGGCAACAGCGGCAACGGCGCAACCTATGAGCCGAACAGCTTCGGCGTCTTCCAGGAGCAGCCGGACTTCAGCGAGCCGCCGCTGTCGCTGGAAGGCGCGGCCGATCACTGGAACCATCGGGAAGATGACGACTACTTCAGCCAGCCGCGCGCGCTGTTTAATTTGCTGAGCGAAGAAGAACATCAGCGCATGTTCGGCCGCATCGCCGGCGAACTGGCGCAGGTGCCGGAATTTATCCAGCAGCGTCAGCTGGCACTGTTCCGTCAGGTTGACGAAGCCTACGGCGCGGGCGTGGAAGCGGCGCTGCAGGCGCTGAAAGGTTAA